From Lolium perenne isolate Kyuss_39 chromosome 5, Kyuss_2.0, whole genome shotgun sequence, a single genomic window includes:
- the LOC127301208 gene encoding uncharacterized protein — protein MPPRTRLTRHSTPESKMAAEDLEWERSKISNQDTNMLKRLGLMKKEDAIRFPSEESYPKPPMEYRVSFVDHLIRGLSTPIHDFLRGLLFVYGIQLHQLTPNSILHISIFITLCECFLGITPNWILWKRIFCLRRNGSHNVTYNIGGVVICVRTDVDYFDVKFPDSVQGWRKKWLYIHEESANSVEHNIVPFDGSARIQRRRSWDAEASEEEKKATEALMARIHHLQNTRGKELSGVQITAYFLRIRVQPLQARKNPLWTYSGENDANRVSSDLSVKDLEKLVRRISRLGKKDPIPSSCRVEPYSASNPLPENHPTMASLPPLPEDGEVEERAVVDDDNQETPSFVNEPADSRKSAGSTEKDAASEGTTSAQSPPPAVSPKSKRKRSNGEDSGTSKPEETAPLPRKAAYDPYVESIISSDDEETPTLDVAARTSTSHTLVISEKPVEGEESSPPQQNVDTSTPPSSPRAPSPKRARVEKIVDPAPQLGSSSTLLLDDPMIKELLRIGSQFVGYREYAKNFREANERVDALAQKLEQSEAARKKAELAASKAKAEVDEAKVKAASVEELQRRLKDAESALDEQKTAQTVREQEIIKRLKSQSRRTLTQTNQDFDLENPVNDPLLDALSLLEFHGREIREGVANASASLSALFPYFFPKKEEPSTFLALAKLFNSSEDLGLKMRQENMKVAVESTLLPWLLTANRRLIG, from the exons atgccaccgcgcacgcgactcactcgccacagcactccggaatccaagatggctgccgaggatcttgagtgggagagatccaaaatctccaaccaagacaccaacatgctgaagaggcttggcctcatgaagaaggaggacgccatccgcttccccagcgaagaaagctaccccaaacctccaatggagtaccgggttagttttgttgatcatctaatccgcggcctttcgaccccaatccatgatttcctccgcggccttcttttcgtttatgggattcaactacaccagttgactcccaattccatccttcacatttctattttcatcacgctttgcgagtgcttccttggaATCACTCCTAATTGGATTCTTTGGAAAcgaattttctgcctccgccgcaatggctcccacaacgtcacttataacataggtggcgttgtaatctgtgttcgtactgatgtcgactatttcgacgtcaaatttcctgactctgtccaaggatggcgcaaaaagtggctctacattcacgaagaaagcgccaattctgtggagcacaacatagttccttttgacggaagtgccaggattcagcgtcgccgttcctgggatgccgaagcttctgaagaagagaaaaaggcgacagaggcgctcatggctcgtatccatcatcttcaaaacactcgaggcaaagagctatctggtgttcaaattactgcctacttccttaggattagagtgcagcctcttcaggctcgcaaaaatcccctttggacgtattctggtgaaaatgacgccaacagagtttccagtgatctttctgtaaaggacctggaaaaattggttcgaagaatttctcgattaggcaagaaggatcctattccctcctcctgtcgagtggaaccatacagtgcttccaatcctcttcccgag aatcatcctactatggcttcccttcctcctcttcctgaggatggagaggtcgaagaaagagccgttgtcgatgatgacaaccaggagaccccctcttttgttaatgaacccgcagattctcgaaaatctgcgggatctactgagaaggatgctgcctctgaaggtacaacatcagcacaatctcctcctcctgctgtttctccgaagagcaaaaggaaaaggagcaatggcgaagattccgggacctcgaaacccgaagaaactgctcctttacctcgaaaagcagcttatgatccatacgtcgagagtatcatcagctc tgatgatgaagaaacaccaactttagatgtggctgctcgaacgagcacgtcacatactttagttatttcagaaaaaccagttgaaggggaggaatcgtcgcctcctcaacaaaatgttgatacatctactcctccttcgagcccccgtgccccttcaccaaaaagggcacgggttgaaaagattgttgatcctgcccctcagttgggcagttcgtcgactctgctcttagatgat ccaatgatcaaagagcttcttcggatcgggtcccaatttgttgggtaccgtgaatatgcc AAAAACTTTCgtgaggccaacgaacgtgtcgacgcacttgctcaaaaactcgagcaaagtgaggcggctcgcaagaaagctgaacttgctgctagcaaagccaaggccgaggttgatgaagccaaggtgaaagctgctagtgtcgaggagctgcagagaaggctcaaagatgccgaatctgccttagatgagcagaaaactgcacaaactgtgcgtgaacaagagatcatcaagcgtctgaagtcgcaaagtcgacgtacgctga cccaaacaaaccaagattttgatctggagaatcccgtcaatgaccctctccttgatgcactttctcttctggagttccatgggcgcgaaattcgtgaaggcgtggccaatgccagtgcaagtttatcggcgttgttcccctacttcttcccgaagaaagaggaaccttcgactttccttgcccttgccaagcttttcaattcgtcggaagacctgggattgaagatgcgtcaggagaatatgaaggttgctgtcgagagtactttgttgccctggttgctgacagccaacagacgcttgattggatga